In a single window of the Cervus elaphus chromosome 1, mCerEla1.1, whole genome shotgun sequence genome:
- the LOC122699786 gene encoding LOW QUALITY PROTEIN: exportin-T-like (The sequence of the model RefSeq protein was modified relative to this genomic sequence to represent the inferred CDS: inserted 1 base in 1 codon; deleted 1 base in 1 codon), whose protein sequence is MDEQALLGLNPNADSDFRQRALAYFEQLKISPDAWQVCAEALAQRTYSDDHIKFFCFQVLEHQVKYKYSELTTVQQQLIRETLVSWLQAQMLNPQPEKTFIRNKAAQVFALLFVTEYLTKLPKFFFFDILSVVDLNPRGVDLYLRILMAIDSELVDRDVVHTSEEARRNTLIKDTMREQCIPNLVESWYQILQNYQYTNSEVTCQCLEVVGAYVSWIDLSLIANDRFINMLLGHMSIEVLREEACDCLFEIVNKGMDPVDKMKLVESLCQVLQSAGFFSIDREEDVDFLARFSKLVNGMGQSLIVSWTKLIKNGDIKNAQEALQAIETKVALMLQLLIHEDDDISSNIIGFCYDYLHILKQLTVLSDQQKANVEAIMLAVMKKLTYDEEYNFENEGEDEAMFVEYRKQLKLLLDRLAQVSPELLLASVRRVFSSTLQNWQTTRFMEVEVAIRLLYMLAEALPVSHGAHFSGDVSKASALQDMMRTLVTSGVSSYQHTSVTLEFFETVVRYEKFFTVEPQHIPCVLMAFLDHRGLQHSSAKVRSRTAYLFSRFVKSLNKQMNPFIEDILNRIQDLLELSPPENGYQSLLSSDDQLFIYETAGVLIVNSEYPAERKQALMRNLLTPLMEKFKILLEKLMLAQDEERQASLADCLNHAVGFASRTSKAFSNKQTVKQCGCSEVYLDCLQTFLPALSCPLQKDVLRSGVRTFLHRMIICLEEEVLPFIPSASEHMLKDCEAKDLQEFIPLINQITAKFKIQVSPFLQQMFMPLLHAIFEVLLRPAEENDQSAALEKQMLRRSYFAFLQTVTGSGMSEVIANQGAESVERVLVTVIQGAVEYPGPIAQKTCFIILSKLVELWGGKDGPVGFADFVYKHIVPACFLAPLKQTFDLADAQTVLALSECAVTLKTIHLKRGPECVQYLQQEYLPSLQVAPEIIQEFCQALQQPDAKVFXNYLKVFFQRAKP, encoded by the exons ATGGATGAACAGGCTCTCTTAGGTCTAAATCCAAATGCTGATTCAGACTTCAGACAAAGGGCCCTGGCCTATTTTGAACAGTTAAAGATTTCCCCAGATGCCTGGCAGGTGTGTGCAGAAGCTCTGGCTCAGAGGACATACAGTGATGATCATATTAAGTTTTTCTGCTTCCAAGTACTGGAACATCAAGTTAAATACAAATATTCAGAACTAACCACTGTTCAACAACAACTAATTAGAGAGACGCTCGTATCTTGGCTTCAAGCTCAGATGCTGAATCCCCAACCAGAGAAGACCTTCATACGAAATAAAGCTGCCCAAGTCTTCGCCTTGCTTTTTGTTACAGAATATCTCACTAAATtgcccaaattt tttttttttgacattctcTCAGTAGTGGACCTAAATCCAAGGGGAGTAGATCTGTACCTCCGAATTCTCATGGCTATTGATTCAGAGTTGGTGGATCGTGATGTGGTTCACACCTCAGAGGAGGCTCGTAGGAATACTCTCATAAAGGATACCATGAGGGAACAGTGCATTCCAAACTTGGTGGAATCATGGTACCAAATCCTACAAAATTATCAGTATACCAATTCAGAAGTGACATGCCAGTGCCTTGAAGTAGTTGGGGCTTATGTCTCTTGGATAGACTTATCCCTTATAGCCAATGATAGGTTTATAAATATGCTGCTAGGTCATATGTCAATAGAAGTTCTACGGGAAGAAGCATGtgattgtttatttgaaattgtaAATAAAGGAATGGATCCTGTTGATAAAATGAAACTGGTAGAATCTTTGTGTCAAGTGTTACAGTCTGCTGGGTTTTTCAGCATTGACCGGGAAGAAGATGTTGACTTCCTGGCCAGATTTTCTAAACTGGTCAATGGAATGGGACAGTCATTGATAGTTAGCTGgactaaattaattaaaaatggagaTATCAAAAATGCTCAGGAGGCACTGCAAGCTATTGAAACAAAGGTGGCGCTGATGTTGCAGCTCCTAATTCATGAGGATGATGACATCTCTTCTAACATTATTGGATTTTGTTACGattatcttcatattttgaaACAGCTTACAGTGCTTTCAGATCAACAAAAAGCTAATGTAGAGGCAATCATGTTGGCTGTTATGAAAAAATTAACTTACGATGAAGAATATAACTTTGAAAATGAGGGTGAAGATGAAGCCATGTTTGTAGAATATAGAAAACAACTGAAGTTATTGTTGGACAGGCTGGCTCAAGTTTCACCAGAGTTACTGCTGGCTTCTGTTCGCAGAGTGTTCAGTTCTACACTGCAGAACTGGCAGACTACACGGTTTATGGAAGTTGAAGTGGCAATAAGATTGCTGTATATGTTGGCAGAAGCTCTTCCAGTATCTCATGGTGCTCACTTCTCAGGTGATGTTTCAAAAGCTAGTGCTTTGCAGGATATGATGCGCACTCTGGTGACATCAGGAGTTAGTTCCTATCAGCACACATCTGTGACATTGGAGTTCTTCGAAACGGTTGTTAGATACGAAAAGTTTTTCACAGTTGAACCTCAGCACATTCCATGTGTACTAATGGCTTTCTTAGATCACAGGGGTCTGCAGCACTCTAGTGCTAAAGTCCGGAGCAGAACCGCTTACCTATTCTCCAGATTTGTTAAATCTCTCAATAAACAAATGAATCCTTTCATTGAGGATATTCTGAATAGAATACAAGATTTATTAGAGCTTTCTCCACCTGAGAATGGTTACCAGTCCTTGTTGAGCAGCGACGATCAATTATTTATCTATGAGACAGCTGGAGTGCTAATTGTTAATAGTGAGTATCCAGCAGAGCGGAAGCAGGCATTAATGAGGAATCTGTTGACTCCACTCATGGAGAAGTTTAAAATTCTGTTAGAAAAATTGATGCTGGCACAGGACGAAGAAAGGCAGGCATCTCTAGCAGACTGTCTCAACCATGCTGTTGGATTTGCTAGTCGAACCAGCAAAGCTTTCAGCAACAAGCAGACCGTGAAGCAGTGTGGCTGCTCGGAAGTTTACCTGGACTGTTTACAGACGTTCCTGCCAGCTCTCAGCTGTCCCTTACAAAAGGATGTTCTCAGAAGTGGAGTCCGCACTTTCCTTCATCGCATGATTATTTGCCTGGAGGAAGAAGTCCTTCCCTTCATTCCATCCGCTTCAGAACACATGCTCAAAGACTGTGAAGCAAAAGACCTCCAGGAATTCATCCCTCTCATCAACCAGATCACAGCCAAATTTAAGATACAGGTATCCCCATTTTTACAACAGATGTTCATGCCTCTTCTTCATGCAATTTTTGAAGTTTTGCTCCGACCAGCAGAAGAAAATGACCAATCTGCTGCTTTAGAGAAGCAGATGTTGCGGAGGAGTTACTTTGCTTTCCTGCAAACAGTCACAGGCAGTGGAATGAGTGAAGTCATAGCAAATCAAGGTGCAGAGAGTGTAGAACGAGTGCTGGTTACTGTTATTCAAGGAGCAGTTGAATATCCAGGTCCCATTGCTCAGAAAACATGTTTTATTATCCTTTCCAAGTTGGTAGAACTCTGGGGAGGTAAAGATGGACCAGTGGGATTTGCTGATTTTGTTTATAAGCACATTGTCCCCGCATGTTTCCTAGCACCTTTAAAACAAACCTTTGACCTGGCAGATGCACAAACAGTATTGGCTTTATCTGAGTGTGCGGTGACACTGAAAACAATTCATCTCAAACGGGGCCCAGAATGTGTTCAGTATCTTCAACAGGAATACCTGCCTTCCTTGCAAGTAGCTCCAGAGATAATTCAGGAGTTTTGTCAAGCCCTTCAGCAGCCTGATGCTAAAGTTT AAAACTACTTAAAGGTGTTCTTCCAGAGAGCAAAGCCCTGA
- the LOC122700050 gene encoding putative olfactory receptor 5AK3 — protein MGQNNGTEVTEFVLLGFAGQHKSWHVFFTVFLVIYMATLVGNIGMILLIKTDSSLHTPMYVFLQNLAFVDLCYATAITPKMLHNLMSTKNSISFFGCMVQLLVYGTFVTSDCYILAAMAVDRYVAICNPLRYGTVMSQRVCSQLLTGSYFMGFLNASVNVSFTFSLKFCKSNKINHFFCDEPPILALSCSDIYFSIMVLAAFVGFNSTFTILVIIFSYMFILSAILKISSAAGRKKAFSTCASHLTAVTIFYGTLSYMYLHRGTIESQEQEKMASIFYGVVIPMLNPLIYSLRNQDVREALKGVGKKCF, from the coding sequence ATGGGACAAAACAATGGTACTGAAGTAACTGAATTCGTTCTCCTGGGATTCGCTGGTCAACATAAGTCTTGGCATGTCTTTTTCACAGTATTTCTAGTGATCTACATGGCCACGCTAGTGGGTAACATAGGCATGATCCTCCTCATCAAGACTGACTCTTCCCTTCACACCCCCATGTATGTTTTCCTCCAAAACTTGGCTTTTGTTGATCTCTGTTATGCCACTGCTATCACTCCCAAGATGTTGCATAATTTGATGAGCACCAAAAATTCCATCTCATTCTTCGGATGTATGGTGCAATTACTAGTCTATGGTACCTTTGTAACAAGTGATTGCTACATCCTGGCAGCTATGGCAGTGGACCgttatgtggccatctgtaaccCACTTCGCTATGGAACTGTCATGTCCCAGAGAGTCTGCAGTCAACTCTTAACTGGTTCATACTTCATGGGCTTCTTGAATGCTTCTGTCAATGTAAGTTTTACTTTCTCACTGAAGTTTTGCAAATCCAATAAAATTaaccactttttctgtgatgAACCCCCAATTCTGGCCCTCTCATGCTCTGATATTTACTTCAGCATCATGGTACTAGCAGCCTTTGTGGGTTTTAACTCGACATTCACTATACTGGTCATCATCTTTTCCTACATGTTTATCTTGTCTGCCATCCTGAAGATCTCTTCTGCTGCAGGGAGGAagaaagccttctccacctgtgcctCCCACCTGACAGCTGTCACCATTTTCTATGGAACACTCTCTTATATGTACCTGCACCGTGGTACCATAGAGTCTCAAGAGCAAGAAAAAATGGCTTCCATTTTTTATGGGGTTGTGATTCCCATGTTAAACCCTCTCATCTACAGTCTGAGAAACCAAGATGTAAGAGAAGCCCTAAAAGGGGTTGGAAAGAAGTGTTTCTAG